From Raphanus sativus cultivar WK10039 unplaced genomic scaffold, ASM80110v3 Scaffold1858, whole genome shotgun sequence, one genomic window encodes:
- the LOC130504875 gene encoding protein NLP2-like isoform X2, whose protein sequence is MEGGSGGGHGGFLPNSSFGAFSETATNMDFMDELFFDGCWLEATDGKSLKQTTYTNMNDNNNSFLYDHISKVETGRKFPSTTPGSLKIEDLTSQPMNQVPSDHSAAMISTQAEKFLLEETERGKRWWIAPRTRQGPSSSVKDRLVQAIKGLNEAVQDKDSLIQIWVPIQQEGKNFLTTLEQPHSFNPKHLSLKRYRDASVEYNFLADEDSKESVGLPGRVFLGKLPEWTPDVRFFRSEEYPRIKEAQRCDVRGSLALPVFERGSGICLGVVEIVRTTQKMNYKPELENICKALEAVNLRSSENLKSPSSEVYDQFYYAALPEVSVFLTSVCRSYDLPLALTWAPCARQGRGGSRHSDENFSECVSTVDSACFVLDQQSYHFQVACSEHHLLQGEGIVGKAFKATKLFFVPEVTTFSKTNYSLAHHAKISGLHAALAVPLKNKFNGSVEFVLEFFFPKSCLDTEAQQETLKSLSVTLQNDFRSLNLVIDKELELEVVFPVKEELLFSENPLPLEPLPLEEISQEDSSWISHMIKANEKGKGVSLSWEYQKEEPKEEFMLTSGWDNKNQISRGHSSFDASSFGVGQGQPLLGSRRPGEKRRTKTEKTIGLEVLRQYFAGSLKDAAKNIGVCPTTLKRICRQHGITRWPSRKIKKVGHSLKKLQLVIDSVQGVQGSIQLDSFYTSFPELSSQNVSGTSFKNNDQSRHLNAQTEKGLSAQGVASRSPPSSSCSHSSGSSTCCSTEANQSTNTANNTLTTTLMAENAGEILKRARSEVKLHTVNMEESKPLSRTLSHKTISEHPLFKSLPESRSRSLKAGGGFKVKATFGEANVRFTLLPTWGFRELRLEIARRFNIDNNNIAAFDLKYLDDDKEWVLLTCEADLEECIDIYRSSQSRTIKISVHEASQLKLRGSFGSTGPSL, encoded by the exons ATGGAAGGTGGTAGTGGTGGTGGACATGGCGGTTTCTTACCTAACTCTAGCTTTGGTGCATTCTCTGAGACGGCTACGAATATGGACTTCATGGACGAACTCTTCTTTGATGGATGTTGGCTTGAGGCAACAGATGGTAAGAGCTTGAAGCAGACAACTTATACCAACATGAATGACAACAACAACTCTTTCCTTTATGACCATATCTCTAAGGTAGAGACAGGGAGAAAGTTTCCTTCAACAACACCAGGTTCTCTCAAGATCGAAGATCTCACCAGTCAACCAATGAACCAAGTACCTTCTGACCACTCTGCAGCTATGATTTCTACACAAGCAGAGAAGTTTCTCCTTGAAGAAACTGAGAGAGGTAAAAGATGGTGGATAGCTCCAAGAACAAGACAAGGCCCTTCTTCATCAGTGAAAGATAGACTAGTACAAGCTATCAAGGGTCTTAACGAGGCGGTGCAGGATAAAGACTCCCTTATACAGATATGGGTGCCAATCCAACAAGAAGGCAAGAACTTCCTCACCACTTTGGAGCAGCCACATTCCTTCAACCCAAAACACTTGAGTCTTAAAAGATACAGAGATGCCTCAGTGGAATACAACTTCCTGGCTGATGAGGATTCCAAGGAGTCTGTAGGTCTCCCTGGCCGTGTGTTCCTTGGGAAGTTACCTGAGTGGACACCTGATGTGCGGTTCTTCAGAAGTGAAGAGTATCCACGCATCAAAGAAGCTCAGAGATGTGATGTTCGTGGATCATTAGCTCTTCCTGTGTTTGAAAGAGGTAGTGGGATTTGTCTAGGTGTTGTTGAGATTGTCAGAACAACTCAAAAGATGAATTACAAGCCAGAACTTGAGAATATCTGTAAAGCTCTAGAG GCTGTTAATCTAAGAAGTTCAGAAAACTTGAAATCTCCAAGCAGTGAG GTCTATGATCAATTCTATTATGCAGCATTACCTGAGGTATCAGTCTTTTTGACATCAGTCTGCAGATCATATGATCTGCCTCTGGCTTTAACATGGGCACCGTGTGCTAGGCAAGGCAGAGGTGGATCCAGACATTCAGATGAGAACTTCTCTGAGTGTGTTTCAACCGTGGATTCTGCTTGCTTTGTTCTGGACCAACAGAGTTATCATTTCCAAGTGGCATGCTCTGAACACCATTTGCTTCAAGGGGAAGGCATTGTGGGAAAAGCATTTAAAGCGACCAAACTGTTCTTTGTCCCTGAAGTTACCACTTTTAGCAAGACCAATTACTCTCTTGCGCACCACGCTAAGATCTCTGGTCTACATGCCGCTTTGGCTGTCCCtttgaaaaacaaattcaatGGTTCTGTTGAGTTTGTGTTGGAGTTTTTCTTTCCCAAAAGTTGTCTTGACACAGAAGCGCAACAAGAAACGCTCAAGTCACTGTCTGTGACACTGCAGAATGATTTCAGGAGCTTGAATCTTGTCATTGATAAAGAGCTAGAGCTGGAAGTGGTGTTTCCCGTTAAAGAGGAACTGCTTTTCTCAGAGAACCCTTTGCCTCTGGAACCTTTGCCTTTGGAAGAGATCTCTCAGGAAGATTCCTCATGGATCTCCCACATGATAAAGGCTAACGAGAAGGGTAAAGGCGTGTCCCTTTCATGGGAGTATCAGAAAGAAGAGCCCAAAGAAGAGTTCATGCTGACATCTGGCTGGGACAACAAGAATCAGATTAGCCGTGGCCACAGTAGCTTTGATGCATCTTCCTTTGGTGTGGGACAAGGACAACCGTTGTTAGGAAGTAGAAGACCAGGTGAAAAGAGaagaacaaaaacagaaaagacGATTGGTTTAGAAGTTCTTAGACAGTACTTTGCAGGAAGCCTCAAAGATGCAGCCAAGAACATTGGTG TTTGTCCAACTACATTGAAAAGAATATGTAGGCAACATGGGATAACAAGATGGCCTTCCAGGAAGATCAAGAAAGTGGGACACTCTTTAAAGAAACTCCAACTTGTTATCGACTCTGTTCAAGGTGTTCAAGGCTCTATCCAACTAGATTCATTCTACACAAGTTTCCCAGAGTTGAGCTCCCAGAATGTATCTGGAACTTCCTTCAAGAACAATGACCAGTCAAGACACTTGAATGCTCAAACCGAAAAGGGTCTTTCAGCTCAGGGAGTTGCTTCAAGGTCACCACCATCATCTTCTTGTAGCCACAGCTCTGGTTCAAGCACATGCTGCTCAACTGAAGCTAATCAAAGCACCAATACTGCTAATAATACTTTAACCACTACTCTGATGGCTGAAAATGCTGGTGAAATCTTGAAGAGAGCTCGTAGCGAGGTAAAACTTCACACAGTGAACATGGAGGAATCAAAGCCTCTCTCAAGAACACTAAGCCACAAAACAATCAGCGAGCATCCTCTTTTCAAGAGTTTACCAGAGAGTCGTAGCAGAAGCTTGAAAGCTGGAGGCGGATTTAAAGTGAAAGCCACGTTCGGTGAGGCCAACGTAAGGTTTACTTTGCTCCCAACATGGGGCTTCAGAGAGTTGCGGCTAGAGATCGCTAGGCGTTTTAAcatagataataataatattgcAGCCTTTGATCTTAAGTACCTGGATGATGACAAGGAGTGGGTTCTTCTGACGTGTGAAGCGGATCTCGAGGAGTGTATCGACATTTATAGATCATCACAGAGCCGCACTATCAAGATCAGCGTTCATGAAGCTTCTCAACTCAAGCTGAGAGGCTCTTTTGGTAGTACTGGTCCTTCGTTATAA
- the LOC130504875 gene encoding protein NLP2-like isoform X1, protein MEGGSGGGHGGFLPNSSFGAFSETATNMDFMDELFFDGCWLEATDGKSLKQTTYTNMNDNNNSFLYDHISKVETGRKFPSTTPGSLKIEDLTSQPMNQVPSDHSAAMISTQAEKFLLEETERGKRWWIAPRTRQGPSSSVKDRLVQAIKGLNEAVQDKDSLIQIWVPIQQEGKNFLTTLEQPHSFNPKHLSLKRYRDASVEYNFLADEDSKESVGLPGRVFLGKLPEWTPDVRFFRSEEYPRIKEAQRCDVRGSLALPVFERGSGICLGVVEIVRTTQKMNYKPELENICKALEAVNLRSSENLKSPSSEFLQVYDQFYYAALPEVSVFLTSVCRSYDLPLALTWAPCARQGRGGSRHSDENFSECVSTVDSACFVLDQQSYHFQVACSEHHLLQGEGIVGKAFKATKLFFVPEVTTFSKTNYSLAHHAKISGLHAALAVPLKNKFNGSVEFVLEFFFPKSCLDTEAQQETLKSLSVTLQNDFRSLNLVIDKELELEVVFPVKEELLFSENPLPLEPLPLEEISQEDSSWISHMIKANEKGKGVSLSWEYQKEEPKEEFMLTSGWDNKNQISRGHSSFDASSFGVGQGQPLLGSRRPGEKRRTKTEKTIGLEVLRQYFAGSLKDAAKNIGVCPTTLKRICRQHGITRWPSRKIKKVGHSLKKLQLVIDSVQGVQGSIQLDSFYTSFPELSSQNVSGTSFKNNDQSRHLNAQTEKGLSAQGVASRSPPSSSCSHSSGSSTCCSTEANQSTNTANNTLTTTLMAENAGEILKRARSEVKLHTVNMEESKPLSRTLSHKTISEHPLFKSLPESRSRSLKAGGGFKVKATFGEANVRFTLLPTWGFRELRLEIARRFNIDNNNIAAFDLKYLDDDKEWVLLTCEADLEECIDIYRSSQSRTIKISVHEASQLKLRGSFGSTGPSL, encoded by the exons ATGGAAGGTGGTAGTGGTGGTGGACATGGCGGTTTCTTACCTAACTCTAGCTTTGGTGCATTCTCTGAGACGGCTACGAATATGGACTTCATGGACGAACTCTTCTTTGATGGATGTTGGCTTGAGGCAACAGATGGTAAGAGCTTGAAGCAGACAACTTATACCAACATGAATGACAACAACAACTCTTTCCTTTATGACCATATCTCTAAGGTAGAGACAGGGAGAAAGTTTCCTTCAACAACACCAGGTTCTCTCAAGATCGAAGATCTCACCAGTCAACCAATGAACCAAGTACCTTCTGACCACTCTGCAGCTATGATTTCTACACAAGCAGAGAAGTTTCTCCTTGAAGAAACTGAGAGAGGTAAAAGATGGTGGATAGCTCCAAGAACAAGACAAGGCCCTTCTTCATCAGTGAAAGATAGACTAGTACAAGCTATCAAGGGTCTTAACGAGGCGGTGCAGGATAAAGACTCCCTTATACAGATATGGGTGCCAATCCAACAAGAAGGCAAGAACTTCCTCACCACTTTGGAGCAGCCACATTCCTTCAACCCAAAACACTTGAGTCTTAAAAGATACAGAGATGCCTCAGTGGAATACAACTTCCTGGCTGATGAGGATTCCAAGGAGTCTGTAGGTCTCCCTGGCCGTGTGTTCCTTGGGAAGTTACCTGAGTGGACACCTGATGTGCGGTTCTTCAGAAGTGAAGAGTATCCACGCATCAAAGAAGCTCAGAGATGTGATGTTCGTGGATCATTAGCTCTTCCTGTGTTTGAAAGAGGTAGTGGGATTTGTCTAGGTGTTGTTGAGATTGTCAGAACAACTCAAAAGATGAATTACAAGCCAGAACTTGAGAATATCTGTAAAGCTCTAGAG GCTGTTAATCTAAGAAGTTCAGAAAACTTGAAATCTCCAAGCAGTGAG TTTCTGCAGGTCTATGATCAATTCTATTATGCAGCATTACCTGAGGTATCAGTCTTTTTGACATCAGTCTGCAGATCATATGATCTGCCTCTGGCTTTAACATGGGCACCGTGTGCTAGGCAAGGCAGAGGTGGATCCAGACATTCAGATGAGAACTTCTCTGAGTGTGTTTCAACCGTGGATTCTGCTTGCTTTGTTCTGGACCAACAGAGTTATCATTTCCAAGTGGCATGCTCTGAACACCATTTGCTTCAAGGGGAAGGCATTGTGGGAAAAGCATTTAAAGCGACCAAACTGTTCTTTGTCCCTGAAGTTACCACTTTTAGCAAGACCAATTACTCTCTTGCGCACCACGCTAAGATCTCTGGTCTACATGCCGCTTTGGCTGTCCCtttgaaaaacaaattcaatGGTTCTGTTGAGTTTGTGTTGGAGTTTTTCTTTCCCAAAAGTTGTCTTGACACAGAAGCGCAACAAGAAACGCTCAAGTCACTGTCTGTGACACTGCAGAATGATTTCAGGAGCTTGAATCTTGTCATTGATAAAGAGCTAGAGCTGGAAGTGGTGTTTCCCGTTAAAGAGGAACTGCTTTTCTCAGAGAACCCTTTGCCTCTGGAACCTTTGCCTTTGGAAGAGATCTCTCAGGAAGATTCCTCATGGATCTCCCACATGATAAAGGCTAACGAGAAGGGTAAAGGCGTGTCCCTTTCATGGGAGTATCAGAAAGAAGAGCCCAAAGAAGAGTTCATGCTGACATCTGGCTGGGACAACAAGAATCAGATTAGCCGTGGCCACAGTAGCTTTGATGCATCTTCCTTTGGTGTGGGACAAGGACAACCGTTGTTAGGAAGTAGAAGACCAGGTGAAAAGAGaagaacaaaaacagaaaagacGATTGGTTTAGAAGTTCTTAGACAGTACTTTGCAGGAAGCCTCAAAGATGCAGCCAAGAACATTGGTG TTTGTCCAACTACATTGAAAAGAATATGTAGGCAACATGGGATAACAAGATGGCCTTCCAGGAAGATCAAGAAAGTGGGACACTCTTTAAAGAAACTCCAACTTGTTATCGACTCTGTTCAAGGTGTTCAAGGCTCTATCCAACTAGATTCATTCTACACAAGTTTCCCAGAGTTGAGCTCCCAGAATGTATCTGGAACTTCCTTCAAGAACAATGACCAGTCAAGACACTTGAATGCTCAAACCGAAAAGGGTCTTTCAGCTCAGGGAGTTGCTTCAAGGTCACCACCATCATCTTCTTGTAGCCACAGCTCTGGTTCAAGCACATGCTGCTCAACTGAAGCTAATCAAAGCACCAATACTGCTAATAATACTTTAACCACTACTCTGATGGCTGAAAATGCTGGTGAAATCTTGAAGAGAGCTCGTAGCGAGGTAAAACTTCACACAGTGAACATGGAGGAATCAAAGCCTCTCTCAAGAACACTAAGCCACAAAACAATCAGCGAGCATCCTCTTTTCAAGAGTTTACCAGAGAGTCGTAGCAGAAGCTTGAAAGCTGGAGGCGGATTTAAAGTGAAAGCCACGTTCGGTGAGGCCAACGTAAGGTTTACTTTGCTCCCAACATGGGGCTTCAGAGAGTTGCGGCTAGAGATCGCTAGGCGTTTTAAcatagataataataatattgcAGCCTTTGATCTTAAGTACCTGGATGATGACAAGGAGTGGGTTCTTCTGACGTGTGAAGCGGATCTCGAGGAGTGTATCGACATTTATAGATCATCACAGAGCCGCACTATCAAGATCAGCGTTCATGAAGCTTCTCAACTCAAGCTGAGAGGCTCTTTTGGTAGTACTGGTCCTTCGTTATAA
- the LOC130504875 gene encoding protein NLP2-like isoform X3: protein MEGGSGGGHGGFLPNSSFGAFSETATNMDFMDELFFDGCWLEATDGKSLKQTTYTNMNDNNNSFLYDHISKVETGRKFPSTTPGSLKIEDLTSQPMNQVPSDHSAAMISTQAEKFLLEETERGKRWWIAPRTRQGPSSSVKDRLVQAIKGLNEAVQDKDSLIQIWVPIQQEGKNFLTTLEQPHSFNPKHLSLKRYRDASVEYNFLADEDSKESVGLPGRVFLGKLPEWTPDVRFFRSEEYPRIKEAQRCDVRGSLALPVFERGSGICLGVVEIVRTTQKMNYKPELENICKALEAVNLRSSENLKSPSSEFLQVYDQFYYAALPEVSVFLTSVCRSYDLPLALTWAPCARQGRGGSRHSDENFSECVSTVDSACFVLDQQSYHFQVACSEHHLLQGEGIVGKAFKATKLFFVPEVTTFSKTNYSLAHHAKISGLHAALAVPLKNKFNGSVEFVLEFFFPKSCLDTEAQQETLKSLSVTLQNDFRSLNLVIDKELELEVVFPVKEELLFSENPLPLEPLPLEEISQEDSSWISHMIKANEKGKGVSLSWEYQKEEPKEEFMLTSGWDNKNQISRGHSSFDASSFGVGQGQPLLGSRRPGEKRRTKTEKTIGLEVLRQYFAGSLKDAAKNIGVCPTTLKRICRQHGITRWPSRKIKKVGHSLKKLQLVIDSVQGVQGSIQLDSFYTSFPELSSQNVSGTSFKNNDQSRHLNAQTEKGLSAQGVASRSPPSSSCSHSSGSSTCCSTEANQSTNTANNTLTTTLMAENAGEILKRARSEVKLHTVNMEESKPLSRTLSHKTISEHPLFKSLPESRSRSLKAGGGFKVKATFGEANPLILSTWMMTRSGFF from the exons ATGGAAGGTGGTAGTGGTGGTGGACATGGCGGTTTCTTACCTAACTCTAGCTTTGGTGCATTCTCTGAGACGGCTACGAATATGGACTTCATGGACGAACTCTTCTTTGATGGATGTTGGCTTGAGGCAACAGATGGTAAGAGCTTGAAGCAGACAACTTATACCAACATGAATGACAACAACAACTCTTTCCTTTATGACCATATCTCTAAGGTAGAGACAGGGAGAAAGTTTCCTTCAACAACACCAGGTTCTCTCAAGATCGAAGATCTCACCAGTCAACCAATGAACCAAGTACCTTCTGACCACTCTGCAGCTATGATTTCTACACAAGCAGAGAAGTTTCTCCTTGAAGAAACTGAGAGAGGTAAAAGATGGTGGATAGCTCCAAGAACAAGACAAGGCCCTTCTTCATCAGTGAAAGATAGACTAGTACAAGCTATCAAGGGTCTTAACGAGGCGGTGCAGGATAAAGACTCCCTTATACAGATATGGGTGCCAATCCAACAAGAAGGCAAGAACTTCCTCACCACTTTGGAGCAGCCACATTCCTTCAACCCAAAACACTTGAGTCTTAAAAGATACAGAGATGCCTCAGTGGAATACAACTTCCTGGCTGATGAGGATTCCAAGGAGTCTGTAGGTCTCCCTGGCCGTGTGTTCCTTGGGAAGTTACCTGAGTGGACACCTGATGTGCGGTTCTTCAGAAGTGAAGAGTATCCACGCATCAAAGAAGCTCAGAGATGTGATGTTCGTGGATCATTAGCTCTTCCTGTGTTTGAAAGAGGTAGTGGGATTTGTCTAGGTGTTGTTGAGATTGTCAGAACAACTCAAAAGATGAATTACAAGCCAGAACTTGAGAATATCTGTAAAGCTCTAGAG GCTGTTAATCTAAGAAGTTCAGAAAACTTGAAATCTCCAAGCAGTGAG TTTCTGCAGGTCTATGATCAATTCTATTATGCAGCATTACCTGAGGTATCAGTCTTTTTGACATCAGTCTGCAGATCATATGATCTGCCTCTGGCTTTAACATGGGCACCGTGTGCTAGGCAAGGCAGAGGTGGATCCAGACATTCAGATGAGAACTTCTCTGAGTGTGTTTCAACCGTGGATTCTGCTTGCTTTGTTCTGGACCAACAGAGTTATCATTTCCAAGTGGCATGCTCTGAACACCATTTGCTTCAAGGGGAAGGCATTGTGGGAAAAGCATTTAAAGCGACCAAACTGTTCTTTGTCCCTGAAGTTACCACTTTTAGCAAGACCAATTACTCTCTTGCGCACCACGCTAAGATCTCTGGTCTACATGCCGCTTTGGCTGTCCCtttgaaaaacaaattcaatGGTTCTGTTGAGTTTGTGTTGGAGTTTTTCTTTCCCAAAAGTTGTCTTGACACAGAAGCGCAACAAGAAACGCTCAAGTCACTGTCTGTGACACTGCAGAATGATTTCAGGAGCTTGAATCTTGTCATTGATAAAGAGCTAGAGCTGGAAGTGGTGTTTCCCGTTAAAGAGGAACTGCTTTTCTCAGAGAACCCTTTGCCTCTGGAACCTTTGCCTTTGGAAGAGATCTCTCAGGAAGATTCCTCATGGATCTCCCACATGATAAAGGCTAACGAGAAGGGTAAAGGCGTGTCCCTTTCATGGGAGTATCAGAAAGAAGAGCCCAAAGAAGAGTTCATGCTGACATCTGGCTGGGACAACAAGAATCAGATTAGCCGTGGCCACAGTAGCTTTGATGCATCTTCCTTTGGTGTGGGACAAGGACAACCGTTGTTAGGAAGTAGAAGACCAGGTGAAAAGAGaagaacaaaaacagaaaagacGATTGGTTTAGAAGTTCTTAGACAGTACTTTGCAGGAAGCCTCAAAGATGCAGCCAAGAACATTGGTG TTTGTCCAACTACATTGAAAAGAATATGTAGGCAACATGGGATAACAAGATGGCCTTCCAGGAAGATCAAGAAAGTGGGACACTCTTTAAAGAAACTCCAACTTGTTATCGACTCTGTTCAAGGTGTTCAAGGCTCTATCCAACTAGATTCATTCTACACAAGTTTCCCAGAGTTGAGCTCCCAGAATGTATCTGGAACTTCCTTCAAGAACAATGACCAGTCAAGACACTTGAATGCTCAAACCGAAAAGGGTCTTTCAGCTCAGGGAGTTGCTTCAAGGTCACCACCATCATCTTCTTGTAGCCACAGCTCTGGTTCAAGCACATGCTGCTCAACTGAAGCTAATCAAAGCACCAATACTGCTAATAATACTTTAACCACTACTCTGATGGCTGAAAATGCTGGTGAAATCTTGAAGAGAGCTCGTAGCGAGGTAAAACTTCACACAGTGAACATGGAGGAATCAAAGCCTCTCTCAAGAACACTAAGCCACAAAACAATCAGCGAGCATCCTCTTTTCAAGAGTTTACCAGAGAGTCGTAGCAGAAGCTTGAAAGCTGGAGGCGGATTTAAAGTGAAAGCCACGTTCGGTGAGGCCAAC CCTTTGATCTTAAGTACCTGGATGATGACAAGGAGTGGGTTCTTCTGA
- the LOC130504875 gene encoding protein NLP2-like isoform X4 translates to MEGGSGGGHGGFLPNSSFGAFSETATNMDFMDELFFDGCWLEATDGKSLKQTTYTNMNDNNNSFLYDHISKVETGRKFPSTTPGSLKIEDLTSQPMNQVPSDHSAAMISTQAEKFLLEETERGKRWWIAPRTRQGPSSSVKDRLVQAIKGLNEAVQDKDSLIQIWVPIQQEGKNFLTTLEQPHSFNPKHLSLKRYRDASVEYNFLADEDSKESVGLPGRVFLGKLPEWTPDVRFFRSEEYPRIKEAQRCDVRGSLALPVFERGSGICLGVVEIVRTTQKMNYKPELENICKALEAVNLRSSENLKSPSSEFLQVYDQFYYAALPEVSVFLTSVCRSYDLPLALTWAPCARQGRGGSRHSDENFSECVSTVDSACFVLDQQSYHFQVACSEHHLLQGEGIVGKAFKATKLFFVPEVTTFSKTNYSLAHHAKISGLHAALAVPLKNKFNGSVEFVLEFFFPKSCLDTEAQQETLKSLSVTLQNDFRSLNLVIDKELELEVVFPVKEELLFSENPLPLEPLPLEEISQEDSSWISHMIKANEKGKGVSLSWEYQKEEPKEEFMLTSGWDNKNQISRGHSSFDASSFGVGQGQPLLGSRRPGEKRRTKTEKTIGLEVLRQYFAGSLKDAAKNIGEYVGNMG, encoded by the exons ATGGAAGGTGGTAGTGGTGGTGGACATGGCGGTTTCTTACCTAACTCTAGCTTTGGTGCATTCTCTGAGACGGCTACGAATATGGACTTCATGGACGAACTCTTCTTTGATGGATGTTGGCTTGAGGCAACAGATGGTAAGAGCTTGAAGCAGACAACTTATACCAACATGAATGACAACAACAACTCTTTCCTTTATGACCATATCTCTAAGGTAGAGACAGGGAGAAAGTTTCCTTCAACAACACCAGGTTCTCTCAAGATCGAAGATCTCACCAGTCAACCAATGAACCAAGTACCTTCTGACCACTCTGCAGCTATGATTTCTACACAAGCAGAGAAGTTTCTCCTTGAAGAAACTGAGAGAGGTAAAAGATGGTGGATAGCTCCAAGAACAAGACAAGGCCCTTCTTCATCAGTGAAAGATAGACTAGTACAAGCTATCAAGGGTCTTAACGAGGCGGTGCAGGATAAAGACTCCCTTATACAGATATGGGTGCCAATCCAACAAGAAGGCAAGAACTTCCTCACCACTTTGGAGCAGCCACATTCCTTCAACCCAAAACACTTGAGTCTTAAAAGATACAGAGATGCCTCAGTGGAATACAACTTCCTGGCTGATGAGGATTCCAAGGAGTCTGTAGGTCTCCCTGGCCGTGTGTTCCTTGGGAAGTTACCTGAGTGGACACCTGATGTGCGGTTCTTCAGAAGTGAAGAGTATCCACGCATCAAAGAAGCTCAGAGATGTGATGTTCGTGGATCATTAGCTCTTCCTGTGTTTGAAAGAGGTAGTGGGATTTGTCTAGGTGTTGTTGAGATTGTCAGAACAACTCAAAAGATGAATTACAAGCCAGAACTTGAGAATATCTGTAAAGCTCTAGAG GCTGTTAATCTAAGAAGTTCAGAAAACTTGAAATCTCCAAGCAGTGAG TTTCTGCAGGTCTATGATCAATTCTATTATGCAGCATTACCTGAGGTATCAGTCTTTTTGACATCAGTCTGCAGATCATATGATCTGCCTCTGGCTTTAACATGGGCACCGTGTGCTAGGCAAGGCAGAGGTGGATCCAGACATTCAGATGAGAACTTCTCTGAGTGTGTTTCAACCGTGGATTCTGCTTGCTTTGTTCTGGACCAACAGAGTTATCATTTCCAAGTGGCATGCTCTGAACACCATTTGCTTCAAGGGGAAGGCATTGTGGGAAAAGCATTTAAAGCGACCAAACTGTTCTTTGTCCCTGAAGTTACCACTTTTAGCAAGACCAATTACTCTCTTGCGCACCACGCTAAGATCTCTGGTCTACATGCCGCTTTGGCTGTCCCtttgaaaaacaaattcaatGGTTCTGTTGAGTTTGTGTTGGAGTTTTTCTTTCCCAAAAGTTGTCTTGACACAGAAGCGCAACAAGAAACGCTCAAGTCACTGTCTGTGACACTGCAGAATGATTTCAGGAGCTTGAATCTTGTCATTGATAAAGAGCTAGAGCTGGAAGTGGTGTTTCCCGTTAAAGAGGAACTGCTTTTCTCAGAGAACCCTTTGCCTCTGGAACCTTTGCCTTTGGAAGAGATCTCTCAGGAAGATTCCTCATGGATCTCCCACATGATAAAGGCTAACGAGAAGGGTAAAGGCGTGTCCCTTTCATGGGAGTATCAGAAAGAAGAGCCCAAAGAAGAGTTCATGCTGACATCTGGCTGGGACAACAAGAATCAGATTAGCCGTGGCCACAGTAGCTTTGATGCATCTTCCTTTGGTGTGGGACAAGGACAACCGTTGTTAGGAAGTAGAAGACCAGGTGAAAAGAGaagaacaaaaacagaaaagacGATTGGTTTAGAAGTTCTTAGACAGTACTTTGCAGGAAGCCTCAAAGATGCAGCCAAGAACATTGGTG AATATGTAGGCAACATGGGATAA